The genome window CGCCACCAGCGGGGCACGCGTGGCCGACGTCCGCGACCAGCAGCTGCCGCTGGCGCTGCGGGAGGAGCCCGACCTCGCCGTGGTGATCGTGGGGATGAACGACACGATGCGGTCGGACTTCGACGCCGAGCGCATGCACGCCGACCTCGACCGCGTGCTGTCGTCGCTGACCGCGGCGGGCGCGGCCGTGGTGACCATCCGCTACCACGACCACGGCAGGGTGTTCCGGCTGCCGGGGCCGTTGCGCCGGCTGCTCGCCGCGCGCATCGCCGAGCTCAACTCCGCGCTGGAGGCGGCCGCGCACCGCAACGGCTCCGGAATCGTCGACCTCGACCGGTTGCCCGGCGCGTACCACCCCTCGATCTGGAGCGTCGACCGACTCCACCCCTGCGAGCTCGGGCACCGGCTGCTCGCGCACGCCTTCGCGCGCCAGTTCGCCGAAGCGGGCGTGACCGTCTCCGGAGAGGTCTCGTTGCAGTGCTCCGGCGGAGTGCGCGTCCGGCGGCTCGACCACCTGGGGTGGTTGGTGTTCAAGGGAATTCCGTGGCTGCTGAGCCGCGGCCGCGACCTCCTGCCGCACCTGCTGCGCACCTTGCTGCGCCCCAGCGGCGTGCCGGAAAGCATTGCCCCTCCGCAGCAGAACCGGTCGATCGGCTGACGACGTGCAGTGACGTCCCCCGGAAACCCCCAGCCCCAGACCCCAGACCGCCGGCGGAGCTACGCCGGGCGGGCGTCGGTGACGTAGAAGGGAATTCCCTGCATGCAGGTCGTGGGCGCGCCCGGTCGCGCCTCACCGCGGACCACCACGTGCAGTCCCGGCCTGCGGATGTCCGGGTCGTCCCCGATCAGCTGGTAGAGCCGGCCGCCGGAACGCAGCACGTAGCACCCCGATTCGACACCGGAGGCGATCGTGCCGCTGATCGTGGCCCGCTCGGCGCGGTCGGGTGCCGGTGCGGCCACCGGCGGGGCCGGGCCGACCGGGGCGGCGGAGTCCTGTTGCACGGCGCAGCCGGCGGCCGCGACGGCCAGTCCGGCGCAGAGCAGAAGTCGTAACGCATCCATGGCCCAATTGGACTACTGCACCAAACCGGACGCGAACCCGATGAAGGACGGCGCCACCCCGGCGACCGGCGGGCTCGCTGCCGCAGCGACGCCGCCACGATCCGGCAGGCCGCGAAGCCCTCGCGCGGCCCGCCTCGGCCTCGTTGCAAGGAACAGCCGCCGGGGTGATGCCGCGGCTCAGGCGTAGCAGTAGGAGTCCGAGGACGCGTCCCCTCCCTGCAGCCGGACCTGGTGCACCCGCAGGCCGTGGAACTCCGCACCGCGCGGGAAGAACCGCGGATCCGGCGTCAGCCCTCCCCCCGCGTCCGGGTCGGTGTCGAGCTTGGCCAGCCACGCACCGACACCGTCGGGGTAGAACTGGTCGTCCCACGCCCCGTAGAGCGAGTTGGACAGGTAGATCCGCCTGCCGTCCCGGCTGACCTCCACCATCTGCGGCCCACCCGACAGCGCCTCGTCCGGGGCGGCGGGGTGCGGCGTGCGGCGGGTGATGCCGCCGAGGCGGACCGAGCCGACCTCCCTGGGCCGCGAGGGCTCGCCGACGTCGTACTGCTTGAGCTCCCCGGTTCCCCAGCACGAGACGTAGAGGAACCGGTCGTCGACCGACAGCGCGATGTCGGTGACCAGGGGCGGCACGGCGCCGAACGGCTTGAGCGCCGGGGGCAGGTCCTCCGGGTCGGCCGGCTCGGCGGGAATCGTGACGACCTTCTCCGCGTGCCAGCGGTCGTCGTCGCGGTACCAGCGCCACACCGAGGCCGACAGGTCCGCGGTGCTCACGACCACACCCGCGAAGCCCCAGGTGGCGTCGGGGTTGTGGGCGGGGCGCAGCTCCAGCACCATCTGGTGCTCCTCGCCGAGGTCGACGCGCTGGACGTGCCTGCCGGCGTCGAGGTCCCAGAAGTGCAGCGCGTGGCCGTACTGGTTCCCGAGCAGCAGCTCGGGGTTCAGCCCGTCCTCGATCATCGAGGGCGTTCCCCACTCGCTGGTGATCAGCGTGTTGTGGTTGAGGTGCCACCACGCGTCGTAGGCCAGGTGCTGCGGACCGCGGTCGGTCTCCCACGCGCGCACGACGTCGAAGGTGTCGTGGTCCAGCACCGCGATGCCGCCGGGGCCGTCCGACCCGTTCGCGCCGCCCAGGCACGACAGGTAGATGCCGGTCGGACCGCAGTGCAGCGTGTGCGGCCGGGAGTATCCCGCGCGCTCGGCGAGCTCGGCGGCCTCGATGGTGCGCACCAGCGCGGGGCGGGCCGGGTCGGCGTGGGTGTCGTAGACGTGGATGCGCGAGGACCGCAGTCCCGGCAGCAGCAGGTACCTGCGGTGCAGCCCCCCGGCGTGGTGCTCGGCGTGTGCGATGGAGCTGCTGCACGCGTTCCAGCCGAAGTGGTGCAGCTCGTCCCCGCGCGTGGGCAGGTCCGTCCACCCCACCACCCGGCCGTAGCCGTCGGACTCCGGGTCGGTGTCGATGGCGGTCAGGGCGTCGGGGCGCTGGGCGGTGCGGTCGTAGGCGACGACGTAGGCCAGCTTCTCGGCGGGCGCGGCGATCGCCTCCGCCGGGGTGCGGTAGAAGGTCGGGTCCGTGTGGTGCGGCGACGAGCTCATGGCTGCTCCTGTGGCGGAGTTGTGAGCGGTGGGCGCGGACGCTGTGCCCACGAGCCTGCCGCTCGGTGACCGGCGTGTCACGCTCGCGATCCGGTGTTCCACTCCGTAAGAACCGCGCGGGGCGCGTCGACCCGTCCGGCGCGACATCATCCGTCCTAACTGGATTCTCCCGCCGGTGCCCCGCACCCGCCGACCGGAGGACGCCGCATGCGCACACGCCCGCACCGGTTGGACCTGAACCGATTCGGAACGATGATTGACACGAACGCTCACCGGGTAGGCCACTGCCAACGACGACCTCGCGAGAACGCGAGCGGCACAGTGGGAGGTGATGTGGACACCATGGTCCACAATGCACATTTCATGCCCGCCCGACGGGGAACCGAACCGGTGGTCAGCGTGCGGGACGACCGCGGGGCCGAGGTCACCGAGCTGGCCCTGCCGGAGACGGTGACCACGCCCGACCAGGCCGAGGAGGAACTGCGCGCGGCCGGGTGGGTCCGCAGCGCGCAGTGGAGCACCACCGACGACGGATGGATCGCACCGGTCGTCGCGGTGTGACCACGACCGTCCCGCGAAGGCCAGGAGGACCAGCGATGCCCGCAGACCGACTGCCCCTACCCGACTACGACGAGCTCCCGATCGGGCAGCTCCGCCACCGCATCCGGTCCCTGCAACCGGAGCAGGTGCGGGAGCTGCTGGAGCACGAGCAGCGGCACGGCCACCGCCTGCCCGTCGAGGAGCTGCTGACCGCCCGATTGCAGGAGCTGGAGGAGGGCGCCGAGCCGTCACCGGGTTCGCCCGAGTCGATGCCCGAGACGCCCGGCCACACCCGCGGCGGGTCGCCGGTGGCCCCCGGCAGCGGCCGGGGGCCGAGCGGACCGCCGCCCAGGCACGGCATCATCGGCGAGCAGGGCAGGCCGAACCCCAACAGCTGACGCGGAGCGCGGTGGTGCCCGCCGGTCGATGTCGGCCGGCGGGCACCACCGCGCCGCGAGCGCTCAGTCCACGGCACCGACGCCGAGGTGGTCGCGAAGCGTCGGACCCTCGTACTCGGTGCGGAACACGCCACGTTCCTGGAGCAACGGCACGACGGTGTCGGCGAACTCGTCCAGCCCGCCCGGGGTGACGTGCGGGACCAGGATGAAGCCGTCACTGGCGTCGGCCTGCACGAACTCGTTGATGGAGGCGGCGATGGTGGCCGCCGACCCGACGAACGTCTGCCGTGCGGTGACCTCGATGATGAGCTCGCGCAGCGACAGCTTCTTCGTCTCGGCCAGCTCCCGCCACTGCTTCGCCGTGGCCAGCGGGTCCCGGTACATCCGGACGCCGGCCCGGCCCTTCGAGATCGTGTTCTCCCCGACGACCGGGTCCACCTCCGGCAGCGGGCCGTCCGGGTCGTAGCCGGAGAGGTCGCGGTTCCACAGCTGCTCGGCGAATTTGACCGCGGTCTGCCCGCTGACCTGCGTGCGCCGCACGGCCTCGGCGCGCTCCCGCGCCTGGGCATCGGTGTCGCCGAGAACGAACGTCGCGGCGGGCAGCACCACGAGCTGGTCGTGCGTGCGGCCGTGGCGGGCCAGGCGCCCCTTGACGTCGGAGTAGAACTTCCGCCCCGCCTCCAGGGTCGCATGCCTGGTGAAGATCGCGTCGGCGGTCGCGGCGGCGAACTCCCGTCCTTCTTCGGAGTCGCCCGCCTGCAGGATCACCGGCCGCCCTTGCGGGGAGCGCGGCACGTTGAACCGGCCGGAGATGTCGAAGTGCGCGTCGTGATGGGCGAACGCGCCGGCGTCCGGCTCCTTCAGGAAGGTCCCGGACTCCCGGTCGGCGAGGATCTCGTGTCCCCGCCACGAGTCG of Saccharopolyspora erythraea contains these proteins:
- a CDS encoding selenium-binding protein SBP56-related protein — its product is MSSSPHHTDPTFYRTPAEAIAAPAEKLAYVVAYDRTAQRPDALTAIDTDPESDGYGRVVGWTDLPTRGDELHHFGWNACSSSIAHAEHHAGGLHRRYLLLPGLRSSRIHVYDTHADPARPALVRTIEAAELAERAGYSRPHTLHCGPTGIYLSCLGGANGSDGPGGIAVLDHDTFDVVRAWETDRGPQHLAYDAWWHLNHNTLITSEWGTPSMIEDGLNPELLLGNQYGHALHFWDLDAGRHVQRVDLGEEHQMVLELRPAHNPDATWGFAGVVVSTADLSASVWRWYRDDDRWHAEKVVTIPAEPADPEDLPPALKPFGAVPPLVTDIALSVDDRFLYVSCWGTGELKQYDVGEPSRPREVGSVRLGGITRRTPHPAAPDEALSGGPQMVEVSRDGRRIYLSNSLYGAWDDQFYPDGVGAWLAKLDTDPDAGGGLTPDPRFFPRGAEFHGLRVHQVRLQGGDASSDSYCYA
- a CDS encoding NtaA/DmoA family FMN-dependent monooxygenase (This protein belongs to a clade of FMN-dependent monooxygenases, within a broader family of flavin-dependent oxidoreductases, the luciferase-like monooxygenase (LMM) family, some of whose members use coenzyme F420 rather than FMN.), with product MTKPLKQIHLAAHFPGVNNTTVWSDPQAGSHIEFGSFAHLARTAERAKFDFFFLAEGLRLREQAGKIYDLDVVGRPDTFAVLSALAAVTERIGLAGTINSTFNEPYEVARQFATLDHLSEGRAAWNVVTSWDAFTGENFRRGGFLPQEQRYERAETFLRTAWELFDSWRGHEILADRESGTFLKEPDAGAFAHHDAHFDISGRFNVPRSPQGRPVILQAGDSEEGREFAAATADAIFTRHATLEAGRKFYSDVKGRLARHGRTHDQLVVLPAATFVLGDTDAQARERAEAVRRTQVSGQTAVKFAEQLWNRDLSGYDPDGPLPEVDPVVGENTISKGRAGVRMYRDPLATAKQWRELAETKKLSLRELIIEVTARQTFVGSAATIAASINEFVQADASDGFILVPHVTPGGLDEFADTVVPLLQERGVFRTEYEGPTLRDHLGVGAVD
- a CDS encoding SGNH/GDSL hydrolase family protein yields the protein MRVHAEAITPVPSARGEPTTLTVLGDSIAVGIGDPVRGGAWRGFAPLLAAAMDVRLTNVATSGARVADVRDQQLPLALREEPDLAVVIVGMNDTMRSDFDAERMHADLDRVLSSLTAAGAAVVTIRYHDHGRVFRLPGPLRRLLAARIAELNSALEAAAHRNGSGIVDLDRLPGAYHPSIWSVDRLHPCELGHRLLAHAFARQFAEAGVTVSGEVSLQCSGGVRVRRLDHLGWLVFKGIPWLLSRGRDLLPHLLRTLLRPSGVPESIAPPQQNRSIG